Proteins encoded together in one Microcaecilia unicolor chromosome 3, aMicUni1.1, whole genome shotgun sequence window:
- the FAM89A gene encoding protein FAM89A — protein MEGLPPLPKSLSGLLNSSGGAGWRHLERLYAQKSRIQNELSRGGGAAHVPKPSNLDAALALLRKEMVGLRQLDMSLLCQLYSLYESIQEYKGAYQAVSSAEGTYTLENAFFDEDEEYFQEHSTIHDDKNDSTNVSYSMPAPSLSNSNWILESI, from the exons ATGGAGGGGCTTCCGCCGCTGCCCAAGAGCCTGAGCGGGCTGCTGAACTCGAGCGGCGGTGCGGGTTGGCGGCACCTGGAACGGCTTTACGCGCAGAAATCACGCATCCAGAACGAGTTGAGCCGCGGAGGGGGCGCTGCGCATGTGCCCAAACCCAGCAATCTGGACGCCGCCCTGGCACTGCTCCGCAAGGAGATG GTTGGTCTCAGACAGCTGGATATGTCGTTACTTTGCCAACTGTATTCTCTTTATGAATCCATTCAAGAATATAAAGGTGCATACCAAGCTGTGTCCAGTGCAGAAGGCACATATACTTTGGAAAATGCATTTTTTGATGAAGACGAAGAGTATTTCCAGGAGCACAGCACAATTCATGATGACAAGAATGATAGCACAAATGTAAGTTACTCCATGCCTGCACCTTCCCTTTCCAACAGCAACTGGATCCTGGAGTCTATTTAG